A genomic segment from Lutibacter sp. A80 encodes:
- a CDS encoding NAD kinase — MKVAIYGQYFKIEDSTYVENLFQILTSNNIDFVIELKYYKSLKKHLNIKKYKTFTSYKELDNTFNFMFTIGGDGTILRAVTFIRASNIPIVGINTGRLGFLATVQKENILNAVNLLLKKEYKLKERSLLSITTFPEVDGLNTLNFALNEVSVNRKNTASMITIKTYLDDEFLNSYWADGLIIATPTGSTGYSLSCGGPIITPQAKSFVLTPIAPHNLNARPLVIPDDTKITFTVSGREDHFFLSLDSRIKTIDNNTEITVKKANFNLKVVQFKDQTFIKTLREKLLWGQDTRN; from the coding sequence ATGAAAGTAGCAATTTACGGTCAGTATTTTAAAATTGAAGATAGTACTTATGTAGAGAATTTATTTCAAATATTAACCTCTAATAATATAGATTTTGTAATTGAATTAAAATATTACAAATCCCTTAAAAAACATCTGAACATAAAAAAGTATAAAACTTTTACATCTTATAAAGAATTAGACAACACATTTAATTTTATGTTTACCATTGGTGGAGATGGAACAATTTTAAGAGCTGTTACTTTTATAAGAGCCTCAAATATTCCAATTGTTGGTATAAATACAGGTAGATTAGGGTTTTTGGCAACCGTACAAAAAGAAAATATCTTAAATGCGGTAAATTTACTTCTAAAAAAAGAGTACAAATTAAAAGAACGTTCTCTATTAAGCATTACAACATTTCCCGAAGTAGATGGTTTAAATACGTTAAATTTTGCTTTAAATGAAGTTTCAGTAAACAGAAAAAATACCGCTTCTATGATTACTATTAAAACGTATTTAGATGATGAGTTTTTAAACTCTTATTGGGCAGATGGATTAATTATTGCAACACCTACAGGTTCTACTGGGTATTCATTAAGTTGTGGTGGACCAATTATAACACCGCAAGCCAAAAGTTTTGTACTTACACCAATTGCACCACACAATTTAAATGCAAGACCTTTAGTTATACCAGATGATACAAAAATAACATTTACAGTTAGCGGAAGAGAAGATCATTTCTTTTTATCTTTAGATTCTAGAATTAAAACCATAGACAACAATACCGAAATAACGGTTAAAAAGGCAAATTTTAACTTAAAAGTAGTACAGTTTAAAGATCAAACATTTATTAAAACCCTTAGAGAAAAACTACTTTGGGGACAAGATACTAGGAATTAA
- the tig gene encoding trigger factor encodes MNITKESVDALNAVVKVEISAADYQDKVEKILQDYRQKADIPGFRKGHVPMGMVKKQYGKSVMIDEVNKLLQESLNNYLVEEKLDILGNPLPKMQEDFNWDKEDYSFEFELGLAPEFDVDLEAKNKITQYNIVADNELLDKEVENIQKRFGKIIPKEVVEEGVNIAGTFANEDKGIDKKSTIELASIKGKVNQKKFIGAKVGDVIEVKSKGLFDDEHKLMGALGVGHDEIHDLDIPLTFTIEEINVTELAEVNQELFDKVFGPDVVKSEEELREKIKEDAEKQFQTQADQQLLNAVTEYLVENTKFDLPAEFLKKWLAVAGEKPISAEQAAEEYEKSEKGLRYQLIEGKVLKDNDIKLDFEELKDFTKGFVKAQMAQYGQLNPEEKELDDIVQRVLSNQDEAKRLQEQLVSQKLLAFYKEKITFKVKEMNYEDFVKEVYK; translated from the coding sequence ATGAATATTACAAAAGAAAGTGTTGATGCATTAAATGCAGTAGTAAAGGTTGAAATTTCAGCTGCTGATTACCAAGATAAAGTAGAAAAGATTTTACAAGATTACCGTCAAAAAGCTGACATTCCAGGATTTAGAAAAGGTCATGTGCCAATGGGAATGGTAAAAAAACAATATGGAAAATCTGTAATGATTGATGAGGTTAATAAATTACTTCAAGAATCTTTAAACAATTATTTAGTTGAAGAAAAATTAGATATTTTAGGAAATCCATTACCTAAAATGCAAGAAGATTTTAATTGGGATAAAGAAGACTATTCATTCGAATTTGAATTAGGTTTGGCTCCTGAATTTGATGTGGATTTAGAAGCAAAAAATAAAATTACACAATACAATATTGTTGCAGATAATGAATTGTTAGATAAAGAAGTTGAAAATATCCAAAAACGTTTTGGAAAAATTATTCCTAAAGAAGTAGTAGAAGAAGGTGTTAATATTGCAGGTACTTTTGCTAATGAAGATAAAGGAATTGATAAAAAATCTACAATTGAATTAGCTTCAATTAAAGGAAAAGTAAATCAAAAGAAATTTATAGGTGCTAAAGTTGGAGATGTTATTGAAGTAAAATCAAAAGGTTTATTTGATGATGAGCATAAATTAATGGGTGCTTTAGGTGTTGGTCACGATGAAATTCACGATTTAGATATTCCATTAACATTTACTATTGAAGAAATTAATGTAACTGAACTTGCTGAAGTTAATCAAGAATTATTTGATAAAGTTTTTGGACCAGATGTTGTAAAATCTGAAGAAGAACTTAGAGAAAAAATAAAAGAAGATGCTGAAAAGCAATTCCAAACACAAGCAGATCAACAATTATTAAATGCAGTAACAGAATATTTAGTAGAAAATACTAAATTCGATTTACCTGCAGAATTTTTGAAAAAATGGTTAGCTGTTGCTGGTGAAAAACCAATTTCTGCTGAACAGGCTGCTGAAGAATACGAAAAATCTGAAAAAGGTTTACGTTACCAATTAATTGAAGGAAAAGTATTAAAAGATAACGATATAAAACTTGATTTTGAAGAGTTAAAAGACTTTACTAAAGGTTTTGTAAAAGCGCAAATGGCTCAATACGGACAATTAAATCCAGAAGAAAAAGAATTGGATGATATTGTACAACGTGTATTAAGTAATCAAGATGAAGCTAAACGTTTACAAGAACAATTAGTAAGTCAAAAATTATTAGCTTTCTATAAAGAAAAAATTACTTTCAAAGTAAAAGAAATGAATTACGAAGACTTTGTAAAAGAAGTTTACAAATAG
- a CDS encoding OmpH family outer membrane protein has product MKQFRTLLLIAVITLGFNSVQAQTKVGHISTDLLLSLMPETKTLNADLEKLSKTYESELKAENDKLEAKLKKYEAEVASQTDEVNQQRSVEVQQDRQNLYQASQIAQQDIAKKRDDKLKPILEKARKAIEDVANEQGFTYVLDASSIIVANGTDLLPAVKAKLGIQ; this is encoded by the coding sequence ATGAAACAATTTAGAACTTTATTATTAATTGCCGTAATTACTTTAGGGTTTAACTCGGTTCAAGCTCAAACTAAAGTAGGACACATAAGTACTGATTTATTATTAAGTCTTATGCCAGAAACTAAAACTTTGAATGCAGATTTAGAAAAATTAAGTAAAACTTATGAATCTGAATTAAAAGCAGAAAATGATAAACTTGAAGCTAAATTAAAAAAATATGAAGCTGAAGTAGCTTCTCAAACTGATGAAGTAAATCAACAAAGAAGTGTAGAAGTTCAACAAGATAGACAAAACTTATACCAAGCTTCTCAAATTGCACAACAAGATATTGCAAAAAAAAGAGATGATAAATTAAAACCAATTTTAGAAAAAGCTAGAAAAGCAATTGAAGATGTAGCTAACGAACAAGGTTTTACATATGTTTTAGATGCTTCTAGTATTATTGTTGCTAATGGTACAGATTTATTACCTGCAGTAAAAGCTAAATTAGGTATTCAATAA
- the bamA gene encoding outer membrane protein assembly factor BamA — MNNLKIALLLFTVILSLNSLSAQEEQNVNAKNVETKNSEITNSTIKKDTTSTDTSNTNYVKDSSYELGGITVKGLQKFEEQTVKVFTGLKVGQEIKLPGDKLTSAIKKLYETKQFSNVEVYVSKIDGTTVYLEFEVEELPQLNNITITGVKTNKAKELQKDAELKRGAMVTDNLLVTTTNYFKKKYQEKGFLKTKVSLDTKKDTSDVNIVNMLVHIDKGEKVKIKNINFEGNEALSDKKLRKAMKNTKKKMLGRFWKGSKYIDADFKEDLENIINTYSERGHRDARILDHSLTWNDDNTLNLNLKIEEGKKYIFGDIKFIGNSKYTDAQLQRVLRIEKGDTYNGKLLKERVTGDGSPDSQDIATEYQNNGYLFSRVMPVETRVNNDSIDVEIRIYEDQITKINKVTVNGNDRTNDHVIFREISTKPGYLYSKADIIRTIREIGQLGFFDAEAITPDISPNHTDKTVDIDYTVAEKGSSQIELQGGYGGGSFIGTLGLSFNNFSTRNIFNKKAYKPLPMGDGQTLSLRLQKSRYYTTSSFSFTEPWLGGKKPRSLSFSVYNSKQFRYDYYSNDVDKDQRLNIVGATVGLGQRLKWPDDYFTLSQSISYQLYDLKDYGMSIGNLTLSNGNLNNLAYNITLGRNSAGPNPIFPKGGSEFAIGAKLTIPYSLLNDKDYDSMELAEKYKWLEYYKAFFKGKWYTSLTKDVVLMSNIEFGFLGNYNDEVGDSPFERYFVGGDGMASYQLDGRETIALRGYENGQLSSIAGGTIYNKFQMEVRYPITLKPSASIYALGFLEAGNSYDGFKEFNPFQLKRSAGVGLRIFMPAFGLLGIDFAHGFDPLPGGTEKSGWQTHFIIGQQF, encoded by the coding sequence ATGAATAATTTAAAAATAGCCCTTTTACTTTTTACCGTTATTTTAAGTTTAAACTCGCTAAGTGCGCAAGAAGAACAAAATGTTAACGCTAAAAATGTTGAAACAAAAAATAGTGAAATTACAAATAGCACTATTAAAAAAGACACCACTTCTACTGATACATCGAACACAAATTATGTAAAAGATAGTTCTTATGAACTAGGAGGAATCACTGTTAAAGGGCTTCAAAAATTTGAAGAACAAACCGTAAAAGTTTTCACTGGATTAAAAGTAGGTCAAGAAATTAAACTTCCTGGAGATAAATTAACAAGTGCCATAAAAAAACTATACGAAACAAAACAGTTTAGCAATGTTGAAGTATATGTTTCAAAAATAGACGGAACCACCGTATATTTAGAATTTGAAGTTGAAGAACTACCACAACTTAACAATATTACAATTACTGGTGTAAAAACTAATAAAGCAAAAGAACTACAAAAAGATGCCGAATTAAAAAGAGGTGCTATGGTAACAGACAACTTATTGGTTACCACAACAAATTATTTTAAAAAGAAATACCAAGAAAAAGGATTCTTAAAAACCAAAGTTTCTTTAGATACAAAAAAAGACACATCAGATGTAAACATAGTTAATATGTTGGTTCATATTGACAAGGGTGAAAAAGTAAAAATTAAGAACATTAATTTTGAAGGTAATGAAGCTTTAAGTGATAAAAAGCTTAGAAAAGCAATGAAAAATACCAAAAAGAAAATGCTTGGTAGATTTTGGAAAGGATCTAAATATATAGATGCCGATTTTAAAGAAGATTTAGAAAACATTATAAATACCTACAGCGAAAGAGGACATAGAGATGCTAGAATTTTAGACCACTCACTTACTTGGAACGATGATAATACATTAAACCTAAACCTTAAAATTGAAGAAGGTAAAAAATATATTTTTGGAGATATTAAATTTATTGGGAACAGTAAATACACAGATGCACAATTACAACGTGTTTTAAGAATTGAAAAAGGAGATACTTACAATGGTAAGTTATTAAAAGAACGTGTTACAGGTGATGGCTCTCCAGACTCTCAAGACATTGCTACAGAATACCAAAATAACGGATATTTATTTTCGCGTGTAATGCCTGTTGAAACAAGAGTAAACAACGATTCTATTGATGTAGAAATTAGAATTTACGAAGACCAAATTACAAAAATTAACAAAGTAACAGTTAACGGTAACGATAGAACAAACGACCACGTAATTTTTAGAGAAATAAGTACAAAACCTGGATATTTATATAGTAAAGCTGATATTATTAGAACTATTAGAGAAATTGGTCAATTAGGCTTTTTTGATGCCGAGGCAATTACTCCAGATATTTCTCCAAACCATACAGACAAAACTGTAGATATAGATTATACAGTTGCCGAAAAAGGTTCTAGTCAAATAGAATTACAAGGTGGTTACGGTGGTGGCTCTTTTATTGGAACCTTAGGGCTTTCATTCAATAACTTTTCAACACGTAATATTTTCAATAAAAAAGCATATAAACCGCTTCCAATGGGAGACGGACAAACACTATCATTACGTTTACAAAAAAGTAGATACTATACAACTTCTAGTTTTTCTTTTACAGAACCTTGGTTAGGTGGTAAAAAGCCGAGATCACTATCTTTTTCTGTTTATAATTCTAAACAATTTAGATACGATTATTACTCTAATGATGTTGATAAAGATCAACGTTTAAATATTGTTGGAGCAACAGTTGGTTTAGGGCAACGTTTAAAATGGCCAGATGATTATTTTACACTATCGCAAAGTATTAGCTACCAATTATATGACCTTAAAGATTACGGAATGAGCATTGGTAACCTTACTTTAAGTAATGGTAATTTAAATAATTTAGCTTACAATATTACTCTTGGTAGAAATTCTGCAGGACCAAACCCAATATTTCCAAAAGGAGGTTCAGAATTTGCCATAGGAGCAAAATTAACAATTCCATACTCTTTATTAAATGATAAAGATTACGATTCTATGGAATTAGCAGAGAAATACAAATGGTTAGAATACTACAAAGCCTTTTTTAAAGGAAAATGGTATACTTCTTTAACTAAAGATGTTGTATTAATGTCTAATATAGAATTTGGATTTTTAGGAAACTACAACGATGAAGTTGGAGATTCACCTTTTGAGCGTTATTTTGTGGGTGGAGATGGAATGGCATCATACCAATTAGATGGTAGAGAAACAATTGCTTTAAGAGGTTATGAAAACGGACAACTATCTTCTATTGCAGGTGGAACAATTTATAATAAATTCCAAATGGAAGTTAGATACCCAATAACTCTAAAACCTTCTGCATCTATATACGCACTAGGATTTTTAGAAGCCGGTAACTCTTACGATGGCTTTAAAGAATTTAATCCTTTCCAACTAAAAAGATCTGCGGGTGTAGGTTTAAGAATTTTTATGCCAGCCTTTGGATTGCTTGGTATTGACTTTGCACACGGTTTCGATCCACTTCCTGGAGGAACAGAAAAATCGGGTTGGCAAACACACTTTATAATAGGACAGCAATTCTAA
- a CDS encoding pyridoxine 5'-phosphate synthase, with protein sequence MTKLSVNVNKIATLRNSRGGDFPNVVKVSSDIQDFGAEGITIHPRPDERHIRYKDAYDLKEIVTTEFNIEGNPIKKFMDMVLEIRPTQVTLVPDAVDAVTSNAGWDTIKHQDFLQEVISEFKSKGIRTSVFIDTDFKLIEAAAKTGADRIELYTEDFATQYELGNKDAIIPYTKSAELATELGLGINAGHDLSLNNIKYFAENIPNLLEVSIGHALITESLYLGLENVINMYKYKLKV encoded by the coding sequence ATGACAAAATTAAGTGTAAACGTAAACAAAATTGCAACTTTACGTAATTCTAGAGGTGGAGATTTTCCAAATGTAGTAAAAGTATCATCTGATATTCAAGATTTTGGAGCAGAGGGGATTACAATTCATCCAAGGCCAGATGAGCGTCATATTCGTTATAAAGATGCGTACGATTTAAAAGAAATTGTAACTACCGAATTTAATATTGAAGGAAATCCAATTAAGAAATTTATGGATATGGTATTGGAAATTCGTCCAACACAAGTTACTTTAGTGCCAGATGCAGTAGATGCTGTAACTTCTAATGCTGGTTGGGATACCATTAAACATCAAGATTTTTTACAAGAAGTTATTTCAGAATTTAAATCTAAAGGGATTAGAACTTCTGTTTTTATAGATACAGATTTCAAATTAATTGAGGCTGCCGCAAAAACTGGAGCAGATAGAATTGAATTGTATACCGAAGATTTTGCTACGCAATATGAATTAGGAAATAAAGATGCCATAATTCCATATACTAAAAGTGCAGAACTAGCTACTGAACTTGGCTTAGGAATTAATGCTGGACACGATTTAAGTTTAAATAATATTAAATATTTTGCTGAAAATATACCTAATCTATTAGAGGTTTCTATAGGTCATGCATTAATTACCGAATCACTTTATTTGGGATTGGAAAATGTTATAAATATGTATAAGTATAAGTTAAAAGTTTAA
- a CDS encoding CBS domain-containing protein: protein METAPFILKKIKPFTLESKVEAVKLFFKETAFSHFPIVNNNELIGLISKIDIDEVDANEKKLEDFSYLINLFFVEQSENLLEIIKAFAANEANIVPVIKKDHTYIGYLDLIDILHVYNQTPFLNNEGVVLQLEKEIQDFSFTQVSQIVETNNGKISGLFISETSGAFVKITLKFSAQDINEIIQAFRRYNYTVLSKHKEDFYLEELKERSDYLQKYLNI from the coding sequence ATGGAAACGGCCCCTTTTATACTAAAAAAAATTAAACCTTTTACACTTGAAAGCAAGGTAGAAGCTGTAAAATTATTTTTTAAAGAAACTGCTTTTTCTCATTTTCCAATTGTAAATAATAATGAACTTATTGGTTTAATTTCTAAAATTGATATTGATGAAGTTGATGCCAACGAAAAAAAATTAGAAGATTTTAGCTATTTAATAAATTTATTTTTTGTTGAACAATCAGAAAATTTACTAGAAATTATTAAAGCTTTTGCGGCAAACGAAGCAAATATAGTTCCTGTAATTAAAAAAGACCATACTTACATAGGTTATTTAGATTTAATAGACATTTTACATGTTTACAACCAAACACCTTTTTTAAATAACGAAGGTGTTGTATTGCAATTAGAAAAAGAAATTCAAGATTTTTCATTTACTCAAGTTTCACAAATTGTAGAAACTAATAATGGTAAAATATCTGGTCTCTTTATTTCAGAAACATCGGGTGCATTTGTTAAAATTACACTTAAATTTAGCGCACAAGATATTAATGAAATTATACAAGCATTTAGACGCTATAATTACACAGTTTTATCAAAACATAAAGAAGATTTTTATTTAGAGGAACTTAAAGAAAGGTCAGATTACTTACAAAAATACTTAAATATTTAA
- a CDS encoding phage holin family protein has translation MKLILRILLTAIAVVVLASFLPGVQIQGYTSAIVVAVVLGLLRVTVKPLLIFFTLPATIVTLGLFLLVINAVIILLADYFVSGFSVSGFWIALLFSVLLSIFQSVLYSFLEEDKQK, from the coding sequence ATGAAATTAATTTTAAGAATACTTTTAACTGCAATTGCTGTTGTAGTTTTAGCAAGCTTTTTACCAGGCGTTCAAATACAAGGATATACAAGTGCAATAGTAGTAGCTGTAGTTTTAGGATTATTACGCGTAACAGTAAAACCATTATTAATATTTTTTACATTACCCGCTACCATTGTAACACTCGGACTCTTTTTATTGGTAATAAATGCAGTAATTATTTTACTAGCAGATTATTTTGTAAGCGGATTTTCGGTTTCAGGATTTTGGATAGCATTATTATTTAGTGTGCTATTATCAATATTCCAATCGGTATTGTACTCTTTTTTAGAAGAAGATAAACAAAAATAG
- a CDS encoding alpha/beta fold hydrolase: MILHSKILGEGTPLLILHGYFGMGDNWKSLANLFSKDYEVHLIDQRNHGRSFHTDDFDYELLVEDLYNYIQHFNLDKVCLLGHSMGGKVAMLFAVTYPDFVSKLIVADISPRYYKPHHQPILAALNAVNFEIQNTRKEVEDVLKIYIQDTGILQFMLKNVHRKTKDQLGFRFNLHSLTENNDEVGAALPSFTHFEGETLFLKGEKSDYITENEVGLIEAHFPNSKIVTVKNAGHWLHAENPKQFYSEVVSFLS, encoded by the coding sequence ATGATATTACATTCAAAAATATTAGGAGAAGGAACTCCTTTACTTATTTTGCATGGGTATTTTGGAATGGGTGACAACTGGAAATCTTTGGCAAATTTGTTTTCTAAAGATTATGAAGTTCATTTAATAGATCAACGTAATCATGGAAGAAGTTTTCATACGGATGATTTTGATTATGAGTTGTTGGTAGAAGATTTGTACAACTATATTCAACATTTTAATTTAGATAAAGTTTGTTTATTAGGCCATTCAATGGGAGGGAAGGTAGCAATGCTTTTTGCGGTTACTTACCCAGATTTTGTAAGTAAATTAATAGTTGCAGATATAAGTCCAAGATATTATAAGCCGCATCATCAACCTATTTTGGCTGCATTAAATGCTGTAAATTTTGAAATTCAAAATACAAGAAAAGAAGTAGAAGATGTTTTGAAAATATATATTCAAGATACTGGAATTCTTCAATTTATGCTTAAAAATGTTCATCGTAAAACAAAAGATCAATTGGGTTTTAGGTTTAATTTACATAGTTTAACTGAAAATAACGATGAAGTTGGCGCTGCTTTACCATCATTTACACATTTTGAAGGTGAAACCTTATTTTTAAAAGGAGAAAAATCTGATTATATTACCGAAAATGAAGTAGGTTTAATTGAAGCTCATTTTCCAAATTCAAAAATTGTAACTGTCAAAAATGCAGGACATTGGCTACACGCAGAAAATCCTAAGCAATTTTATAGTGAAGTTGTCAGCTTTTTAAGCTAA
- a CDS encoding OmpH family outer membrane protein translates to MTKKVLLFAFLIIGVSAIAQKAQRIGYIDMEYILQNIPEYSEAQSKLNSKALTWQQNIEKKQTEIDALKNELNIEKALMTKELILDKEEDIQIKTLELKKLQDSYFGVEGDLFLLRQQLVQPIQDLVYNAIQDIAVKRKYDFVLDKSTDLIMLYTNKQYDISELVINSITREKKIEAVKQKQQGIDSNIVNTETDNQEVEEVEKELTEKEAKKAALQKKIEEKRALQLQKREELKKAIEAKRLKRIQDIEDAKKAKEQEKQEN, encoded by the coding sequence ATGACAAAAAAAGTTCTTTTATTTGCATTTTTAATTATAGGGGTTTCTGCAATTGCTCAAAAAGCTCAAAGAATTGGATATATAGATATGGAGTATATTTTACAAAATATTCCAGAATATAGTGAAGCGCAATCTAAATTAAATTCAAAAGCCTTAACATGGCAACAAAATATTGAAAAAAAGCAAACAGAAATTGATGCTTTAAAAAATGAATTAAATATTGAAAAAGCTTTAATGACTAAAGAGTTAATTTTAGATAAAGAAGAAGATATCCAAATTAAAACTTTAGAGTTAAAAAAATTACAAGATTCCTATTTTGGAGTTGAAGGAGATTTATTTTTATTAAGACAACAATTGGTGCAACCAATTCAAGATTTAGTTTACAACGCAATTCAAGATATTGCAGTTAAAAGAAAATATGATTTTGTTTTAGATAAATCAACAGATTTAATAATGTTATATACAAATAAACAATATGATATTAGTGAATTGGTTATAAATAGTATTACTAGAGAGAAAAAAATAGAAGCTGTTAAACAAAAACAACAAGGTATTGACAGTAATATTGTAAACACTGAAACTGACAATCAAGAAGTTGAAGAAGTTGAAAAAGAATTAACTGAAAAAGAAGCTAAAAAAGCAGCACTTCAAAAAAAGATTGAAGAAAAAAGAGCTTTACAATTGCAAAAAAGAGAAGAACTAAAAAAAGCTATAGAAGCCAAAAGATTAAAAAGAATTCAAGATATTGAAGACGCAAAAAAAGCAAAAGAACAAGAAAAACAAGAAAATTAA
- a CDS encoding isoprenyl transferase, giving the protein MEALKNNILKNKVPEHVAIIMDGNGRWAKLKNKPRVFGHKNGVNSVRETIEACGEIGVKYLTLYAFSTENWKRPKLEVKTLMALLVSSLKKELKILQKNNIKLNTIGNLNDLPGNAQKELTEVIEKTKNNTALTLTLALSYGSRDEIVNVIKNISKKVVNNELAIEEIDENIINNHLYTFSLPDVDFLIRTSGEKRISNFLLWQIAYAELYFTNTLWPDFKKENLFNAVIEYQNRERRFGKTSEQIIKINE; this is encoded by the coding sequence ATGGAAGCATTAAAAAACAACATATTAAAAAATAAAGTCCCAGAGCATGTAGCTATAATTATGGATGGTAACGGCAGATGGGCAAAACTTAAAAATAAACCGCGCGTTTTTGGACATAAAAATGGTGTAAATTCTGTACGAGAAACTATAGAAGCTTGTGGAGAAATAGGTGTTAAATATTTAACTTTATACGCCTTTTCTACCGAAAACTGGAAACGTCCAAAATTAGAAGTAAAAACATTAATGGCTTTATTGGTTTCTTCACTAAAAAAAGAATTAAAAATACTTCAAAAAAACAATATCAAATTAAACACTATTGGTAATTTAAATGATTTACCAGGAAATGCTCAAAAAGAGCTAACTGAAGTAATAGAAAAAACCAAAAACAACACTGCCTTAACCTTAACCTTAGCCTTAAGCTATGGATCAAGGGATGAAATTGTTAATGTTATCAAAAATATATCAAAAAAAGTTGTTAATAATGAACTTGCTATTGAAGAAATTGACGAAAATATTATAAATAATCATTTATATACGTTTTCTTTGCCTGATGTTGACTTTTTAATAAGAACAAGTGGAGAAAAAAGAATTAGCAATTTTTTATTATGGCAAATAGCATACGCCGAACTGTATTTTACAAATACACTTTGGCCTGATTTTAAAAAAGAAAATCTGTTTAATGCAGTTATAGAATATCAAAATAGAGAACGAAGGTTTGGAAAAACCAGTGAACAAATTATAAAAATAAATGAATAA
- a CDS encoding DUF6089 family protein — translation MKHNILLITFICITTTSISQIHEIGIMAGGSNYIGDIGSEKYINPNKLMGGLIYKWNVNPRISYRGTFTFSQLEANDKNSSNIARYNRGIKFTNSVKELAIGLEFNYFEYNLDDFKKTKTPYLLVEIAAFNYKTIVDGTDDSNYEYDSNTSFAIPFGVGYKTKLFGDFAMAIELRARYTFVDNIDYNNNEIKSLQFGNPDSNDWYIFSGINLVYTFGRPPCYATPY, via the coding sequence ATGAAACATAATATTTTACTTATTACATTTATCTGTATCACAACAACTTCCATTTCTCAAATTCATGAAATTGGGATAATGGCTGGTGGAAGTAATTATATTGGAGATATAGGATCTGAAAAATACATCAATCCAAATAAGTTAATGGGTGGTTTAATTTATAAATGGAATGTAAACCCACGAATTTCCTACAGAGGTACTTTTACTTTTTCGCAACTAGAAGCCAACGATAAAAATTCCTCTAACATAGCACGTTACAACAGAGGTATTAAATTTACAAATAGCGTAAAAGAACTAGCAATAGGACTAGAATTCAACTATTTCGAATATAATTTAGACGATTTTAAAAAAACTAAAACGCCTTATTTATTAGTTGAAATTGCTGCTTTTAACTACAAAACAATAGTAGATGGCACTGATGATTCTAATTATGAATATGATTCAAACACCTCTTTCGCTATTCCTTTTGGAGTTGGCTATAAAACAAAATTATTTGGAGATTTTGCAATGGCTATAGAATTAAGAGCTCGTTATACTTTTGTAGATAATATAGATTATAATAATAATGAAATAAAATCATTGCAATTTGGAAATCCAGATAGTAATGACTGGTATATTTTTAGTGGTATTAATTTAGTGTATACTTTTGGAAGACCACCTTGTTACGCAACACCCTATTAA